One genomic window of Candidatus Kryptoniota bacterium includes the following:
- a CDS encoding radical SAM protein, whose amino-acid sequence MESIVVDHRQLYRVPWTLPDNAISWLEPTSQCNLSCEGCYRENVTSSHKTLEQVRNEIDTFTKFRKTDGISIAGGDPLMHPQIIDIVREIAARGIKPIINTNGLALNIDLARELKKAGVYGFTFHIDSKQNRPGWKNKSELELNELRLKYAEMLAEVGGISCAFNSTVYEDTLKYVPDLVEWAASHIDIVNVIVFIIFRQAVPQIPMDWYAGGTKINMNELLYSSVERLKVDIMAPDVVLEIRKRFPEFEPCGYLNGTEKADSFKWLFTLRAGSKRRVFGYMGRRFMEFVQTFNHFIHGKYLAYGSPSTLRRGRSAMTAASLFDKGARKSLGKYLRFLLKNPFRVFSRVHFQSVMIIQPIDVMEDGGQNMCDGCPDITVLDGKLVWSCRLEEPKHFGCFVRTVPKDGYRRIAPEKTRA is encoded by the coding sequence ATGGAATCGATCGTGGTAGACCACAGACAACTATATCGTGTGCCGTGGACTTTGCCGGACAATGCAATCTCGTGGCTGGAACCGACATCGCAGTGTAACCTTTCATGCGAAGGATGTTACAGGGAGAACGTGACCTCTTCACACAAAACGCTGGAGCAGGTCCGGAACGAAATAGACACGTTCACAAAGTTCAGGAAGACTGACGGTATCTCAATTGCCGGGGGAGACCCTCTCATGCATCCCCAGATAATTGATATTGTCAGAGAAATTGCTGCACGCGGCATAAAACCCATAATCAACACAAATGGTCTTGCGCTCAATATCGATCTCGCCCGCGAGCTCAAAAAAGCCGGCGTGTATGGCTTCACATTTCACATTGACAGCAAGCAGAATCGTCCGGGATGGAAGAACAAGAGTGAATTGGAGCTCAATGAACTCAGGCTCAAGTACGCCGAAATGCTGGCTGAGGTAGGAGGGATTTCATGCGCATTCAACTCAACCGTCTATGAGGATACTCTCAAGTATGTTCCGGACCTGGTTGAATGGGCGGCAAGTCACATCGACATAGTCAACGTGATTGTCTTCATCATATTCCGCCAGGCAGTCCCGCAGATTCCGATGGACTGGTATGCGGGCGGCACTAAGATAAACATGAACGAATTGCTTTATTCGTCCGTGGAGCGACTCAAGGTGGACATCATGGCGCCAGACGTGGTTCTTGAGATTAGAAAGAGATTCCCGGAGTTCGAACCATGCGGATACCTGAACGGAACAGAAAAGGCTGATTCTTTCAAGTGGCTTTTTACTCTCCGAGCGGGCTCGAAACGCAGAGTGTTTGGTTACATGGGACGAAGGTTCATGGAGTTTGTCCAGACTTTCAATCATTTCATACACGGGAAGTACCTCGCCTACGGCAGTCCGTCAACATTAAGACGGGGAAGATCTGCCATGACTGCAGCATCATTATTTGACAAGGGAGCCAGGAAGTCCCTCGGGAAATATCTCCGATTCCTTTTGAAGAATCCGTTTCGCGTTTTCAGTCGAGTTCACTTCCAATCGGTCATGATAATCCAACCGATAGATGTGATGGAGGACGGCGGACAGAACATGTGCGACGGCTGTCCGGACATCACTGTACTCGACGGAAAGCTGGTTTGGTCGTGCCGGCTCGAGGAACCAAAACATTTCGGCTGCTTCGTGAGAACAGTACCCAAAGACGGTTACCGCAGGATTGCCCCTGAGAAGACACGGGCATGA